The genomic window ATAAGAATGGCTGTTAAAGAGCCTGATTTTTTTACAAAAATGGTAAGAATAACAGATAGCCAAACTGCTAATATGAAAGGCTCTTTCCCACTTTTGTCTAAACGCCAAGCTTGGAACATAGACGAAAGCTTAATGATTCTAAAAAATGGCGATGATTCTGTTTTACTTTATGATGCTCAAACTTATGAGTTTAAGAAAATACTAATGGGTGTATCGGGCCAAGACATCTTTTGGCATCCAACCGACCCTTTTTCAATAATTTACAACCCAGGAAATGCACTCTATTCTTACAATGTAATTACTGATGAAGTAAAACTTATTCGCTCTTTTTCTGAGTATGTTATAGCAAGTAGTCGTGGTGAAGGTAATCTGTCTGATAATGGTCGCTATTATGCCTTTATTGGTGAAACTAATAAACTTCAAAGTCTTAAGCTAGAACATTTAGTTCTTTATGATCTTTGGATGGATAAAATTGTAGGCCAAAAAACATTTCTTAATAGATTTGCTGATTTTTCAGGAATCTCTGTTTCTCCAAAAGGAAATTTTATTGTTGTTCATTACCAAACAGAAATGAATACTTTCTTTCATGCAATAGAAGTTTATGATCAAAATTTTAATGTTTTATGGCGAGATAACTTAGATATTAAACATAGCGATTTGGCTATAGATTCTAATGGAATGGAAGTATTAGTTGCTAGCCGTTATAAACTAGAAACTAATGCTACTGTGATTGAAAAATATCGCCTAATTGATGGAGAAATGACAACATTATTAACTCTTTCTCCAGAATTTAATGCTAGTGTTTCTTGTCGTAATGCTATGCGTTATGGCTGGTCTTTAATTAGTACTTATGATAACCAAGCACGTTTAACAGATAGTATAGACAATTGGCTACCATTTGAAGATGAAATTTTTTTATTAAATATGGATGGCAGTCAAAGAGTACAACGTCTTGCACATCATCGTAGCCGTCGTTTTTCTCCTACTACTCCAGATGCTTATAACAGCATTGCTCAAGCTGAACCACAAGCCACGATTAGTAAAAATTTAGATAGAGTATTATTTGCTAGTAATTGGCGAGAAAATGTAGAAAGTATGCCTAGCATAGACACTTATTTAGTAGATACACGTAGCTTAACCACTATTTTGAAAGATTTTCGTATTGAACTAGATCGCTCTAAAATACTAACTCAAGCTGGCAATATTGCAGATTTTTCCTTAGAAGTTAAATCATTTGCTGCTGTTAAAGATGTTGTAGACCTAGACATTAACATTAGTCCTAATCCAGAAAACTTTAGAGTATTTTTTACTAGCTCTGTTGTAAAAGGTGAAAACATTAAAGTTAGTATAATGGTGCTAAATAAAACTCCTATGGGTAAATATTTAGTACATATTACAGGTCGATCAGGTCAAGTTATTCATAATTATGGATTAATGCTACAAGTTGGATCCGTTGAGCAAGATTTTCGTATCCGATTACAACCATCATCAATGACACTTCGACAAGGTGAAAGCTTTCCTGTAATGATAGGTATAGAACGCTTTAATGGTTTTTCTGATGAAGTAATGATTTGGGTAGCTGATACTAAGCAATTAAAGATAAAAGCAGCCCCAACAGTAGTAACAACCATTGATGCAATGGCAGAGATAACGCTAAAAGCTAGAAATAAAACACCACTAGGGACACATTTAGTTAGGTTTTTAGCTAAAGATTCTAGCGGTAGAATACAAATGGCAACAATGAATTTAACCGTAATTGAATGATTTTTTCGTGACAAGCTATTGCTTGTCTTCCCTCAAAAATAGGAAGGTGTAGATAAACTAATCTACACCTTCTTAGTTTTTATACAGTAAATTTTTAATCTTAACTTAGCTAGAAGTTTTATAATGACTTAATTCATTACTAATATTACTATATAAGTCTGTTTGCCATAGATATTCTATTTTTAACTCTTCTATTTTTCGTTTTCTTAAATCTATTGGAGCAATAATAATTTTAGTTTTGTCCTTTCCAACTGAATAAACTGTATAGAAAAGCTCTTCTATAGCCGTATCTCCAATAGGAATACAGCCAATTGTCACCGCTTTTCCATGAATAAAAATGTCGCCACCTAAATTTGTTCTTGCTTGCTGGCTAGCAATTTTTCTATCAAACTGATTAGGATAATTTACTTTGATGGATAAATGATAGCTGCTATTAGGGTTAAGACCTTCTGCCCTGTAGATTCCTTCTGGAATTTGACGATCTCCTTCTTTTAGCTTTGGCCCTAATTTTCCGCTAAATGCTGTAAAATCATAGGTCTTAATTAGTTGCCAGCTATCCTTTTTCCCCAAACTTCTAGCTTTTTCTCATCCTTTAATGCAATCAATGTAAGTTCTTTAAATTCATTAAAATTAATTGGCAATCGCTTCTTAACATCTGACTCAATGGTTTGAATTGCTTCTATTGTTGTTCGTTTTCCTGCTAATTTATATTTAATATTTTCAGACAGGGAAGAACGATAAAAATAAATTGCTGTAATAAAAATAACACCTACCACCAATAAAACTATTAATTTATTATTAGCTATTTTATTTGGCAGATCTTTTTTCTCACCCATAAACAGTTAATCCATATAAACTGCAACAGAGGTTTCTGTTTCCCAAAGTTTTACAGATATAACAGGGAGGTTTTGCAAGCGAGCATAATCAAAAATTAATTTAGCAATATTTTCTGCTGTTGGATTTTCCTTCATTGTGTAAAAAACTTCATTACATTCTGTAAGTATTGGTACTAGAGGGTCATCTTCTCTTAGTAAAAGTTTATGGTCAAGTTCTGACATAATCCAATTTTGTACAATATTTTTAATATCAACAAAATCAACAACCATTCCCCGATAATCTAATTTATCTGTAGCTAAGGTAATTTCTACACGGCCATTATGACCATGCAAATCCTTACATTTTTTTGCGTAATCTCTTAACCTATGACCGTAAGAGAAGGAAATTTCTTTTGTTACTTGAAACATTAAGCTTACTCCGAAATATTGGCTAAAATGACTTTGTATTTTGGCGATAATAAAGAAATAAGTAAAGAGGACTTTGATTTAGAACTAATAGGGTGGAAATAATCGTCTAAGCCCATGTAGCAAGATAATAATTATAAAAAAGATATTACGCAGTAATACTTGATAAATAGGTAATCTTAAAACTTTTCTTGGCTGGTTTGAATTTAATGAGTTGCTTAACTCTATAGCTAAATTTTCTAGCCATTTTCTTGATCTAGGCCATTCAAATAAATTTTCAAGTAAATCTTTTGGAATACCTTCTTTACCAACTCTAGCACCAACAATACCCCCAACTATTGCAGCAGTTGAATCTGCATCCCCCCCACATTCAATAATTTGTGTAACGGCTTTAGAAAAGTTTTTTTGATTACTTAGCCAAGCATGAATAGCAACAGGTACAGTATGATAAACATAGCCTGAAACGCCTTTTGCTAAACCCAAATGCTTTGCAAAAGTAATAGTTAGCTCTTGTTTTTCAACGCTTTTAACAACCTGTTCAATTAAATTTATTAATTCTTCTCCTCCGCCAACAAGCAAAGGCCTTAGCTGTTGAAAAAAATCTTTTGGTGAAATATCTAGTTTTGTTGCTGCCATTCTAGCTGCAAAAGCAACCGTTAATGCTCCATATTCAGCTTTTGGATCTGTATGTGTAATTTTGGCAGAAGCTTTAACAAAAGCTTTTAGTTCTTCTAAATCCTCTATTGCTATTCCAAGTATTGCTGCTCGCATTGCTGGAGCATTTCCAGCAGAAAAGACACCGCTATTATTAGGATTAAAACCTAACCAAAGTTTTATAACTGCTCGTAATGTTGCCCAACCTACTCCAGCAGGTAAACAAATTGCCCATAATCTTAATTGCCAAGAAAATTCTTTTTGAAAAGCTTTAACATCTTGGTTTGCAACAATTAGCGATTGTACTAACATAGCAGTATGCTCGGTATCATCAGAAATCATTCCAAACCTAAATAAAAATCTATATCTATTAGCTTTACCTAGTAATTTTGCTGCTCTACGAGGTGACAAAGCCTCATAAGGCAATCCCAACGCATCACCAACAGCCGTTCCAAGTATTGAACCAACTATTGTTGATTGATTAGAATTATTTTGTTGATTGTCTGACATCTTGGTCTGATAATACTAAATAATTTATAACTAAGTGGATGTTTAGAACTTAATATTTGTTAGTAGTAATTTTCCGCCTGATTCACGCACTAGATAAAAACTTTCTTTGCCAGCAAGCTCTTGTAATCTAGCAAAAGAAGGTTTTTCTACCAACAAATAACAGCGATCGGGTTTTGCCCATAATGCCTTAAATTCTGTCATCAATAAAAACGTCTGGCGCGCCCGGAGCATATGACCCATATTCTAAATTATTGATCCTACCATTAAGTAAAACAGCTCTTTTGGATGAGCATAAAAAAAGACTGATGAAAATGTAATATTGATTATCAAAATTACTAGTCCTTTGGGAGCATCTACAAGGGCTTCGGCTAAAGGACGTGAGCCTAAATAAGGCTCAAATACCACTAAAGCTTGATGTGCAGCTTGAAAGAAAATAATCATCATTACTGCTAAAATTACACAAGCACGATCTCGATTTTTCCTAGCAAAAAATATTACTGATAACCCTAGTAACATACTAATTAAAGCCATTACTAACGGCAATTTTAAGTAAGCAAATGAATTTAGGGTTAAGTCTCCAAAATGTCCTAATGATAAGGTGTAAACACCATAAACATCTTCATTTTTAGCTAGTGCATTAGAAATATCTCCTGACACAGGAACATTTCTTACTAGATATAAAATTGCAATTATGGCAATACTGGCTAGGGTAGAAACAATTGTGATTAACCATAAACCAAATTTTGGTAACTCACTCTTTTTGTCAAGTGCTAGGCCAACTAGCAGGGCAACCGCAGGATAAATTGGCATTGAATAATATTCTTGAGTTGTGGAAAGACTAAAAAATCCCATAACGGTTGCTATCCAACACACAGCTAATAAACAAACTCGTTGCAAACGGTTTTTTGGTGTAAAAGTAAAAGCTAGTGTTTTAAGTGAAGGTAAAAGCTACTCCAGGAAATAACCAAACTAGGTTAAGTAACCAAAATGAAAGCAATGGGACAGTGTTATAGTCTTTTGGATAGCGGCGACCTAAAAAGCGCAAAATATGCTCATTAAAAAAATATAACCAGAAAAAACCACGATATTTTCCCGGTTCGCTAACAAGTGAAAAATCAAAGTAAGGAGGATTTTTTAAGGTTGCTAAAATATGCCAAGGGGCAACAATTACAGCTAAGACTAGGATAAAAACAGGTAAATTAACACGTTGCCAAACACGTTTTTCTAAAATTTGTCGGCTAACGACTAGGTATAAACCAGCGATTCCTATTGGAAAAATAAAAGCAATTAATCCTTTAAGTAAAATACCAAAACCAATAGAACTTGCTCCTAATACTGAATAAAGCAAAGGCTTAGGCTCATCATCATCAATAATACGTAAAAAGCACCAAAGAGAAGTTGTAATTGTTAATGCTATCAAAACATCAGCAATTAAAATTCGAGTAAAAAGAAATAGCCCAATACAGCTTGCAATAGCTAGTCCAGCTTGAAACCCTGCTCGTTCTGAAAGAGTCCATTTGCCAAAAAGAAAAACAACCCAAGCTAAAGTTACTGCTCCAAGCGCGATTGGAAGACGTGCAACCCAGTCATGTACCCCAAAAATAGAGAAAAAACTAGCTATTAGCCAGTATTTCATAGGGGGGTTTTTCCATATAAGCAATTGTATTAAGGTGAGGTGTTATCCAATCGCCTGTTTCTAGCATAGTTCGCGCGATTTGTGCTTGTACTGCATCAACATCATCCATTAAACCAGGAGGGGAAATGCAGGCTAGCAAAAACACACCAGCAGCAATTAAAATTACTCCCCATTGATAACGATTAACTAAGCTCATTTTTTACTTCACCTTCTATAGGAATAAATCGCCCACCGGCGACAATTCGGAAACGACGGTTACGCCAAGAAATTTCACTTCCTAAAAAACCACCTAACCAGGAAGCAAAACTAATAAAATCTTGTAGTGGAATTAAAAATAAATATTTGTAAATAGTTTTATCTTCTAAAAGATAAACTCCAACTTGAATTGCTAAAAACCATCTAATTATTAATGTAAATAAAAATAAAAAAAGGCCATAGGGAAAAGGTAAAAGAAAAATTCCTAGAAATGCCCAAGATAATCCATAAGTAAAACCTTGTCCAATGTAGCCAGATGGACGAGAAAAACGAGTACTACGATTCCAGCGAAGTCTATGCTTAAAACTAAGTAAAAAACCTGGGGATGTTGCATGGTGATTAATTACATGAGTTGATAAAACTACTTCAGCACCTTTTTCTGCTACCCAATTGCCTAGCACAAAATCATCAGCTAAAAAGTCCGCCATTGCAGCAAATCCACCTATTTGAGCCAGGTTAGATTTACGAATAGCCATTGATGGGCCAAGGGTGAATTTCATCCCCTCTAACCATTCCGCCACAATTACCCCAGACATAAACTCGCTACTCATTCCCAAAGCTTCAAGCTTTGACCAAAAATCATTTGCTGCAACTCCGCGATAAAGATTAGTCATTGCTCCAACTTTTTCAGATTGAAAAGCTTCAGCTATTGCATTTAAGTAATCTTTTGCTACAGAAGTATCACTATCAGTAATTACCAGAATATCAAAGGTTGCTACTTTTGCCATTTGTTCTAAACTATATACTTTAGCATTAGCATAAGGTGGATTTTCAGCAATTACTAGACGTGACTTGACTTGTGGATAATGTGAAATAAGCTTATTGACTACTTCAACAGCAGGATCATCTTTAGTATGAACAGCAAAAATAATTTCAAATTTAGGATAATCTAGTAAGTAAAAACTTGTTAAATATTCTTTTAATCCATCCTCAACACCTTTTAGAGGCTTTAATATGCTGATTCCTAAACTACTAGCCATAAAAGCTTTAGGTCGTCTTTTAATCAACTTTTTTGCTGCAATAATTCCTAGAAAATAATAAACAATGCCACCAATGATAATGGCTGTTAAAATTAGCTGTAAGACAATAACTGCCCAATGCAGCATAGTTGCTCCAAAATATAAAAAATTTTTAGTTGAAATTTTTATAACCGGCTAGTATATCAGCAGCAAAAAATAATTCTACAGATGCTAGAAATTTGGGTGGTTTTAGACTAAATTTCAACTACTTCTGCTTTATGTTGAAATTTTAGCTAATACTGTAGAAAAAATAATTAAGCGTGATTAAGCCTAATCAAAGTTAGTAGCTACTTAAACAGTAGCTACTTGTTCATTTTTAGCTATAGTGTTTTTACTAGTTATAAAGTCATTTCGGTAGCGCAGTAGCCAAAATAAAAAGCCTATAGATAAAACTATTGTTAAAGAGAGAGCTAAAAGAGGTAATTGATTTAATAAAAAGTAACTTGTACTAATTGCAGCAATTAAAATTAATCTAAAAATCTCTGCTGGAAATGCCCAAGATTTTC from Blastocatellia bacterium includes these protein-coding regions:
- the queD gene encoding 6-carboxytetrahydropterin synthase QueD, which gives rise to MFQVTKEISFSYGHRLRDYAKKCKDLHGHNGRVEITLATDKLDYRGMVVDFVDIKNIVQNWIMSELDHKLLLREDDPLVPILTECNEVFYTMKENPTAENIAKLIFDYARLQNLPVISVKLWETETSVAVYMD
- a CDS encoding ADP-ribosylglycohydrolase family protein; the encoded protein is MSDNQQNNSNQSTIVGSILGTAVGDALGLPYEALSPRRAAKLLGKANRYRFLFRFGMISDDTEHTAMLVQSLIVANQDVKAFQKEFSWQLRLWAICLPAGVGWATLRAVIKLWLGFNPNNSGVFSAGNAPAMRAAILGIAIEDLEELKAFVKASAKITHTDPKAEYGALTVAFAARMAATKLDISPKDFFQQLRPLLVGGGEELINLIEQVVKSVEKQELTITFAKHLGLAKGVSGYVYHTVPVAIHAWLSNQKNFSKAVTQIIECGGDADSTAAIVGGIVGARVGKEGIPKDLLENLFEWPRSRKWLENLAIELSNSLNSNQPRKVLRLPIYQVLLRNIFFIIIILLHGLRRLFPPY
- a CDS encoding glycosyltransferase; the protein is MLHWAVIVLQLILTAIIIGGIVYYFLGIIAAKKLIKRRPKAFMASSLGISILKPLKGVEDGLKEYLTSFYLLDYPKFEIIFAVHTKDDPAVEVVNKLISHYPQVKSRLVIAENPPYANAKVYSLEQMAKVATFDILVITDSDTSVAKDYLNAIAEAFQSEKVGAMTNLYRGVAANDFWSKLEALGMSSEFMSGVIVAEWLEGMKFTLGPSMAIRKSNLAQIGGFAAMADFLADDFVLGNWVAEKGAEVVLSTHVINHHATSPGFLLSFKHRLRWNRSTRFSRPSGYIGQGFTYGLSWAFLGIFLLPFPYGLFLFLFTLIIRWFLAIQVGVYLLEDKTIYKYLFLIPLQDFISFASWLGGFLGSEISWRNRRFRIVAGGRFIPIEGEVKNELS
- a CDS encoding L,D-transpeptidase family protein; the protein is MGKKDSWQLIKTYDFTAFSGKLGPKLKEGDRQIPEGIYRAEGLNPNSSYHLSIKVNYPNQFDRKIASQQARTNLGGDIFIHGKAVTIGCIPIGDTAIEELFYTVYSVGKDKTKIIIAPIDLRKRKIEELKIEYLWQTDLYSNISNELSHYKTSS